Proteins from a single region of Gossypium arboreum isolate Shixiya-1 chromosome 1, ASM2569848v2, whole genome shotgun sequence:
- the LOC108463462 gene encoding zinc finger protein CONSTANS-like, which translates to MYGQPTFPRSSSEFLTDSLTSPDVVSLPLNFPLSPQTQLTVAKSVESVSDVIHSGSSSSGSFNSPTSLASCCTHKPSFIRSFSSHSLPKNEFHCRFASSLNDFIDSDSAPVRRVFSTGDLHQVQQSGRKAESPLSNESSAIIEGMSRACRYSPEEKKQRIQRYRTKRKLRNFNKKIKYACRKTLADSRPRIRGRFIRNTETEKINPQVEWSHIADGEEDDEMNWISFLDIHSHQLLINP; encoded by the exons ATGTACGGACAACCAACATTCCCGCGCTCTTCCTCCGAGTTTCTCACCGACTCACTGACGTCTCCCGACGTGGTGTCGTTGCCTTTAAACTTTCCGTTAAGTCCGCAGACTCAACTCACTGTAGCCAAGTCGGTGGAGTCGGTGAGCGACGTGATTCACAGTGGCAGCAGTAGCAGCGGGAGTTTCAACTCGCCGACTTCGCTAGCGAGTTGCTGCACACATAAACCGAGTTTCATTAGAAGCTTCAGTAGCCATTCCCTTCCAAAGAATGAATTCCACTGTCGTTTTGCCTCAAGCCTTAACGACTTCATTGACTCTGATTCTGCTCCGGTGAGGAGAGTTTTCAGTACCGGTGATCTGCACCAG GTGCAGCAGAGTGGTAGGAAGGCAGAGAGTCCATTGTCAAATGAGAGTAGTGCAATCATTGAAGGAATGAGCAGAGCCTGCCGCTACAGTCCCGAAGAAAAGAAACAGAGGATTCAAAGATACAGAACCAAAAGAAAACTCAGGAACTTCAACAAGAAGATTAAG TATGCATGTAGGAAAACATTGGCAGACAGCAGGCCACGGATCCGAGGAAGGTTCATAAGAAATACAGAAACTGAAAAGATTAATCCCCAAGTTGAATGGAGCCACATAGctgatggagaagaagatgatgagATGAATTGGATTAGCTTTCTAGATATCCACTCTCACCAATTGCTTATTAATCCTTAA